In Setaria italica strain Yugu1 chromosome I, Setaria_italica_v2.0, whole genome shotgun sequence, the genomic window CAGTAATATGCCATGTAGCCCTACTGATGCAGCTGTTGCCCCCTATCTCATCCTAGTGTAGTTTGAAATAATAAAGATTGTGCTCCAAAAATTCTGTAGTAGAGATATGTGTATTTTAGAAGTTGTGGTACTGCCTTTCTGATATGTGTTTTTTTTCCCAGGATCCATTATTCAGAAATTCATAAATCAGAAACGTCCAGCATGAATTGCATTATGATTATTCATTACCTAGTTGATTCCTGGTATATATATACCTAGCTTTCAGAAATTCAGGAACCAAAGCGTACAGCATGAATTTCATTACATAGTTCATTCCTGATTATGTTATCAGAATTTCAGAAATCTTAGATATGATTGGTTCAGTAATATGCCATGTAGCCCTACTGATGCAGCTGTTGTCCCCTATCTCATCCTAGTGTAGTTTGAAATAATAAAGATTGTGCTCCAAACATTCTGTAGTAGAGATATGTGTATTTTAGAAGTTGTGGTACTGCCTTTCTGATATGTGTTTTTTTTCCCAGGATCCCTTGTTGCCAGAGACAATTGTGCCAACCGAGGAGCTGCGTTTTGACAGTAGAGATGAAGCCAAGGAATTTTACAAATTCTATGCGGGCAAGGCAGGGTTTGATGTGCGCATAACCAAGACAAGTAGGAAGACGGTACTGGAGTTGTCGTGCAACAAACAAGGACACTGGGATTACTACAAGCCTGGTGAGGAGAGGGTACGTGAGAAAATGTCAATGAGGTGTGGCTGCAAAGCTTTTGTGAAGATTAAATGGAACCAGAAGAAGGACTATTGGTTCTTTGAGAGGATAAGGTTGGAGCACAATCATCCACTGCATCCCTCGCCGACCGTAACACAGTTCTTGAGGATACAAAAGGACAAGGACCCTATAGTCATGGGTATTGTTGATCAGATGCATAGGTGTGATGCTTCCCACAACACTACAGTAAATGTGCTGGCAGAATTATATGGTGGTCGGCAGAACTTCACGTTCACGGAAATGGATTTGAGAAATAGGTAATGTCTTCAAATGTACtattgttgatgttgttgttgaaTACATGGAAATCTTTATAATTAAATTGATGTATGTGTTCATGGTTGCAGGAAAGCTGCAACTgccagggaggagagggaaaaTGATATACCAAAGTTGCTTGAGTTCTTCAGGGAAATGAAGGCCCATAATGAGTATTTCTACTATGAGTTGCAGGTAGACAGTGAAAATGTTATCAAGAATGTGTTCTGGAGTCATGCAAGCCAGCGTGCAGAATATATAGATTTTGGAGATGTGGTTACATTCGACACCACATACAAAACAAACATGTATAGCATGCCTTTAGCCATGTTTGTTGGGTCAAACCATCAACTGCAGAATGTCGTGTTTGGGCAAGCATTGTTGCAGGATGAGCAAGCTAACACATTTGAGTGGTTGTTTGGGGCATTCAAAAACTGTATGTCCGGAGGTCGGGACCCACGGTGTATACTTACAGGTGAGGAATGTTTATACACGAATGTCGTGAGTGATACGTAACTTGAAATAATTGGTAACTTTGTCGCATTTACTGTGTTGCAGACCAGGATAGTTCAATGGCGGCAGCGATCAAGAAGGTGTTCAAACAAACACAGCACAGGTTGTGCCGTTGGCACATGCTTAAGAAGTATAAACCAGAGCTGAAAAAACTATACAAGATTCATGATGGTCTGAAGATAAAGCTCGTCACCGTAATCAATCACCCACTTACGCCTACAGAGTTTGAGTTTGCATGGAATGAGTTGGTGGATGAGTATGGCATACGGGAGGATGACACTATTCAGGGACTTTGGGAGAGTAGGAAATTGTGGGTTGCTGCTTATTTCAAGCCCTTGTATTGTGGCAGGATGACCTCTACACAAAGAAGTGAAAGTGTAAATAAGATGATCAAGGGGAGTGGCTTCACAGGACATATgacatgcatgagtaaatttGCACGCAGGATGCTAGACTTCATTCAACACACAAATCACACGGCGGGTGGGGAAACGCATTGGTCTCAGGTAATAATGACAGTGTATTCTTTGAAAATATCATTCACCATCGTTTACTAGGGATTAATGTTTTAAGTGGTTGCCCATGAAATAGGCTGGTAACTGGCGGCTGACGTTGCAGCCCTTTGATGGCCATCTTAGCAGAGTGTACACACGAGCCGTGTACAAGAAATACAGGGAAACTTATATTTATAGTACTGCTTTCCGTATTGATCCTCATCCTAACGAGGTTGATGTTTACCTGGTGACGCACACGGATCAGTCATGGCAATATGCTTGGTTTCAACATTCATTCAGAGTGGAGGCTGATGTACGATCCGGTAGATATACATGCGAGTGCAAGACATGGGAGCATACAGGTAAAAATGGTGCaatttgaaaaaaattcatCTCAGCATTTCAATGTATATTGTGGCCTGGTGAAATGGTGAAAAAGTAGCACTGATTATGTTTAATTTCATTGTTACAGGCTTGTTCTGCGCCCATCTTATTAAAGCCTTCACGTACCTTCAGATCAACAACATACCTGCAGAGTACATAATGAAGAGATACACGAGGGGTGCAAGAACGATGGTACCGTGGGACAGGCATGACATTGTGACTTCGGTACCGGGTTGTGAGAGCGATCAATACAAAACAAAGAAACTAGTAGAAATTGCGATGGCTGCTGTGAGAGCATGCCGCAAAACAAGTCTTGGGTTCGAGAAAGGCTGTGAGCAGCTGTCTGCATTGGTTGAGTGGGGTGAAAGTATTGCAAAAGGTACAGGAGCATCACATGTGGGGGATCATACAGAAGAACAGAGTGATGTGATCCCGCATACTATAGGTGAACCTGCGGCTAGTTTGGCTGAACAAGATTCAGCAGTTGATACTGCAGTCCAAATTTCGGAGTGTGCACCAAGGGAGGCAAGAACAAAGGGGAGGAAGCGTGGAGGGAGACAGGTTGTTAATGAACATGCAAGTTCCAGTAAGGCACAGGGGCAGCGGACATGTGGATATTGTGGATCTTTGGGTCATTATAGTACGGGGTGTGATTTGAACCCGGATAACATCAATAAGAAACGAGGTGCAGGTGGGAGTTTGCGGGGCAAGATGGGACGGAAGAGGGGGAGACCACCCACAAAAAGGCAACTGGAGGATGAGTTTAATGGTGTTGCATGAGTTGTGTTTACTAATTGGGTGTGTTTGGAACAAATTAATGGTTGTGTTTGGATAATTACTGAATGGCTGTAGGAGATTATTGTGCATCATGAATTTATTATTTCTGATTCCTTCGTGTCTTGAGTATTGTGAACCCACTTGCTATCAGTGATGTTGTTGGCAGCTAAACTGTTGGCAACTAAACTGTGATGTTGTTGGCGCCCAGCTGCAAGTGCGCGCAGCATGTTTTGCatctgctaatttttttttctgccaaTGTTGCTCAGGTTCGGACTGTATAATCGTTTACACTTGTTTTACTCTATCCAGCTGCAAGTGATCGACTTACACTATTCAATGTCAAAAGAAATGATGGTTTAGTGTTTACGTGTGCTAGTTAGTGTTGTCGGGCGTACAGCTGCTTCCACAGTTTGTTCTGATGTCATGCGTTTCGTGTCCCATGGTAGCTCTGATTAGTTTAGCCTGAAATCAGGGGCGTGGTGGCGACAGAAGCCGGCGAAGGCAGCAGTGACGAAAGCGGGCGCGTCTGGTGGCGACGGACACCGGCGACGGAAGGGCGCGATGGAAAAAAGGCGTGATTTCAGAGAACATCAAATCGGGATTTGCGGTAGGGATTGATTTGGGCGCGATTTCGGGCGGTGCATCCTGGGAGCAAAATCCCCTCCGAAACGATCTGCTGGGAACGGGAATCGAGCGGTGGGGGCTGCGAGCCGTGGAAGGCGAGCCGCGCGGGAAGAGGAGCCGTGTAATGCGAGCCGTGCAGGAACCGGTGCCAGGAATAGTTGTGTTGGTGCGCTGGTGGGATGGTCCGGCCATAGAATTGGTTATTCTGTTGCTGGCTCTTGAGAAacatatctatatatatatatatatatatatatatatatatatatatatatatatatatatatatatgcaatgTAAATGTAggtggaggggggggggggatcttGGACTCGTCTCCACCTGCTGACGATTTTGTTCTTCTAGCTACCTtgatttctcaaaaatttccaatCCTTATTTCCCTTATTGTTGTCTTGTCCTTCATGCTCCTCTTTGAGTAGGGTCTTGGCCTTCAGTCTTCTCCTCATAGTCTAGCCTACATGACCTAGCatcacaaacaaacaaacaaacaaagttgtggcggaaccgtccaaattcacttggctaaagcacacttaaatcgcctaacacgcgatcatgtactttaagcAAGCCAACCCGGTCGtccatcagatttcatccgatgaactaCTTAACTCAGGATtgagaaagcaagactcacaTAAtggcgagtggttacagagattacaatagtccatccagattaaacaagtgcatcgatttattacagcatcaagttcgaaattcaaacatagtttgcaaaGTGTTCAAACAACGGAAATAAAATGAGCGGAAACTAAACTGTAACaacatagattaattaaaaTGTGTTTTAATCTTAAAACAAGTCATTAGTGTTTAAAGAAGAACTTGGGCATGaaagatgatgaggacatcacctctccggatgcacatgatactccgctggatattcaaggtccaatcactagagctcgcgcacgacaattgcatttagaggtgagatcgttcctaaccaattcattttatgattttaagaatagattgctattcaatgattatattttgattaggaacaaaggagaggaccaggagatgcatggagagaggcttggaggcgtggaggaccagcaaggacatacaGCTCGAGTTGGAGACCCAAGCcaagtcgacttcgagtccacctcggtgtccaggagcagcccacagtgatttggatgcccagaccgcatacggactccgttttggatgttctatatatggttggaaagtttagaagatctattttccaatggcactggttccatgcctaaattcatcctgagtcaacgggaatcgtcgaaacaagatggcgtccagaatctgtcctggcgctgcgtcgccttattttggcctttgggccgtgtatcgacattgggcccattaggggcgcgtccagggggtcgaccacgaccctaacccctatataacagtagccgtcacctttgttaggttttgggttttgcttagattaatctgtcaagaacagtttcgccgtcatcggtttgtaaaaccccaactcgtgagcttaatcattcatccgcaaatttggtttgcattcttccttgttcttgcttgtgttcttcgattcgcaggcaaggattagccttcttggcaaggtcgaccgtgcatcgccggtcgataacctgaggagacgttgtgctgcgattgcggggttcggaacgtgttgttcggaagccggatcgatttgcgtagcgactccgcccaaatcgtcgattaactgaacctttcggaagatTGGGACCCTAATCCACATCAAAAGTACCCTTTTGTCCTCACGAGGTTGAAACGCTGCCCAAAttataactcaaatttttgctaaAGAACTTAacaatctgtccaactaagggtcgtagaactcaactttcctaataacttttatttttggtgctTTGCTTAAATCTGAGCAGAAGCCCTTCAAAAACCCGAAataccaatctgtgttgttttgtttta contains:
- the LOC101783285 gene encoding protein FAR1-RELATED SEQUENCE 5, translated to MATPDPERTYLHVSVLAFSLFFLLIQDPLLPETIVPTEELRFDSRDEAKEFYKFYAGKAGFDVRITKTSRKTVLELSCNKQGHWDYYKPGEERVREKMSMRCGCKAFVKIKWNQKKDYWFFERIRLEHNHPLHPSPTVTQFLRIQKDKDPIVMGIVDQMHRCDASHNTTVNVLAELYGGRQNFTFTEMDLRNRKAATAREERENDIPKLLEFFREMKAHNEYFYYELQVDSENVIKNVFWSHASQRAEYIDFGDVVTFDTTYKTNMYSMPLAMFVGSNHQLQNVVFGQALLQDEQANTFEWLFGAFKNYQDSSMAAAIKKVFKQTQHRLCRWHMLKKYKPELKKLYKIHDGLKIKLVTAGNWRLTLQPFDGHLSRVYTRAVYKKYRETYIYSTAFRIDPHPNEVDVYLVTHTDQSWQYAWFQHSFRVEADVRSGRYTCECKTWEHTGLFCAHLIKAFTYLQINNIPAEYIMKRYTRGARTMVPWDRHDIVTSVPGCESDQYKTKKLVEIAMAAVRACRKTSLGFEKGCEQLSALVEWGESIAKGTGASHVGDHTEEQSDVIPHTIGEPAASLAEQDSAVDTAVQISECAPREARTKGRKRGGRQVVNEHASSSKAQGQRTCGYCGSLGHYSTGCDLNPDNINKKRGAGGSLRGKMGRKRGRPPTKRQLEDEFNGVA